A window of Paenibacillus polygoni contains these coding sequences:
- the queD gene encoding 6-carboxytetrahydropterin synthase QueD: MRPEPGTFRIVEKLQRIGEDIQKEQLRYHRKRVLISKEFTFDAAHHLHCYEGKCKNLHGHTYKVVFGISGIPGETGLTVDFGDVKEIWKTQIEGYLDHQYLNETLPLMNTTAENMVVWIYEQMEAALQSEPYCSQINSGRTEFVRLYETPTSYAEVRREWMIDE, translated from the coding sequence ATGAGACCTGAGCCCGGTACTTTTCGGATTGTAGAGAAGTTGCAACGCATCGGAGAAGATATTCAAAAGGAGCAGCTGCGCTATCACCGTAAACGGGTCCTTATCAGCAAGGAATTTACTTTTGATGCTGCGCACCATCTGCACTGCTATGAAGGCAAATGCAAAAACTTGCATGGTCACACCTATAAAGTCGTATTTGGAATTAGCGGCATTCCCGGTGAGACAGGACTTACCGTTGATTTTGGCGATGTAAAAGAAATCTGGAAAACGCAAATTGAAGGTTATCTTGACCATCAATACTTGAACGAAACCTTACCGCTGATGAATACCACCGCAGAGAATATGGTCGTGTGGATCTATGAACAGATGGAAGCGGCTCTGCAAAGCGAACCTTACTGCTCCCAAATTAACAGCGGACGTACTGAATTTGTGCGTCTCTATGAGACACCTACCAGCTACGCAGAAGTAAGACGGGAGTGGATGATTGATGAGTAA
- the queF gene encoding preQ(1) synthase yields the protein MAGRQSDELQDITLLGNQGTKYKFEYDPSILETFDNKHPYRDYFVKFNTPEFTSLCPITGQPDFATIHISYIPDIKMVESKSLKLYLFSFRNHGDFHEDVVNIIMNDLIKLMDPRYIEVWGKFTPRGGISIDPYCNYGRPGTKYEELATQRLFQHDMYPENIDNR from the coding sequence ATGGCTGGACGTCAATCCGATGAACTACAAGATATTACACTACTAGGCAACCAAGGAACTAAGTATAAATTTGAATATGATCCAAGCATTTTGGAAACTTTCGATAACAAGCATCCTTACCGGGATTACTTTGTGAAATTCAACACTCCAGAATTTACAAGCCTATGCCCGATTACAGGACAGCCTGACTTTGCAACGATCCACATCAGCTATATTCCTGACATTAAAATGGTGGAAAGTAAATCACTCAAACTGTATTTGTTCAGTTTCCGAAACCACGGAGATTTCCATGAAGATGTTGTTAACATCATTATGAATGATCTAATTAAACTGATGGACCCGCGTTACATTGAAGTATGGGGTAAATTTACGCCAAGAGGCGGAATCTCGATTGACCCTTACTGCAACTATGGTCGTCCAGGTACAAAATATGAGGAACTTGCGACTCAGCGTTTGTTCCAACATGATATGTATCCTGAAAATATTGATAATCGCTAA
- a CDS encoding IS3 family transposase, protein MAEHCQLLGVSRSGYYAYVKRKKNDRDAEAKQLIRTVYKRYEGKYGYRQIQLFLWQDEGVWMNHKKVLRLMQNMGLQASIRRKRRFNATYQAAERVADNLLKRNFTAEKPNQKWVTDVTQYRVGERWLYLSAVKDLFNNEIVAYQLSERNDNELVLQTFAKAFSKQKDVTGLVVHSDQGFQYTSHAYHDMLPKVGAQISMSRRGNCLDNASMESFFSHLKTEGLYPYDIRNLAEAQRRMEKYIRFYNRRRPQRKLKKLTPVEYRRQFTA, encoded by the coding sequence ATAGCAGAACATTGCCAACTTCTTGGCGTCTCTAGAAGCGGCTACTATGCATATGTAAAGCGGAAGAAGAACGACCGAGATGCCGAGGCTAAACAACTCATCCGTACGGTGTACAAACGCTATGAAGGGAAATATGGCTACCGACAGATCCAGCTATTCTTGTGGCAGGATGAAGGTGTATGGATGAACCACAAGAAGGTACTACGCCTGATGCAAAACATGGGTCTTCAAGCCAGTATTCGCCGGAAACGTCGATTTAACGCGACATACCAGGCAGCCGAGCGTGTTGCTGATAATCTGCTTAAGCGTAATTTCACGGCTGAAAAACCAAACCAGAAATGGGTGACGGATGTGACCCAATACCGAGTAGGCGAGCGCTGGTTGTATCTCTCGGCAGTGAAAGATCTATTTAATAACGAGATTGTAGCCTACCAACTTAGTGAGCGTAATGATAATGAGCTGGTACTTCAAACGTTCGCAAAAGCCTTTTCCAAGCAAAAAGACGTGACCGGACTAGTCGTTCACAGCGACCAAGGGTTCCAGTACACGTCTCATGCTTACCACGACATGCTGCCAAAGGTTGGCGCCCAAATCAGCATGTCTCGCCGAGGCAATTGCCTAGACAACGCCTCTATGGAGAGTTTCTTCTCGCATCTCAAAACGGAAGGACTCTACCCTTATGATATACGAAATCTTGCAGAGGCACAAAGGCGAATGGAGAAATACATCCGTTTTTATAACCGAAGGCGGCCACAACGGAAACTAAAAAAACTGACGCCGGTAGAGTACCGACGCCAGTTTACCGCCTAG
- a CDS encoding MFS transporter, producing the protein MSLNSLTKTGSASRPLPRPDAGSQTIYRILIAIGLVHLLNDSVQSVIPAIFPVLQDSMGISYSQMGWIAFALNITASIMQPVVGYFSDKRPTPALLPIGMGFTCSGMIFLAFADSYMAVMMSVILVGLGSAAFHPEGSKVSHMAAGNRRGLAQSIFQVGGNAGQSLAPLLTRWVFIPFGLMGSIGFAALAAVGIAVQIFIARWYGQTLKSGGYARKKAADGVMNPAVKKNILYAFFILIILVFVRSWYVSSIGSYYAFFLKDTFSLSTQDAQIYIFLFLGAGALGTFFGGPLADRFGKRNMIFASMAFAAPLSLLLPYANLFWTGVLLSIIGFIMLSSFSITVVYAQMLVPGKIGTVSGMITGLAFGLGGLGALVLGNWIDAAGISPVMQVCSFMPLLGFLTFLLPSDKKLATWTDRTV; encoded by the coding sequence ATGTCACTCAATTCACTGACGAAGACCGGTTCTGCTTCTCGGCCGCTTCCTCGTCCTGATGCCGGTTCTCAGACAATCTACCGGATTCTGATTGCGATCGGTCTCGTTCATCTGCTTAATGACTCGGTTCAGTCGGTTATTCCTGCGATTTTCCCTGTACTGCAAGACTCCATGGGCATCAGTTACAGCCAGATGGGCTGGATTGCTTTTGCACTAAATATAACTGCATCCATTATGCAGCCGGTAGTCGGTTATTTTTCCGATAAGAGGCCCACTCCCGCCCTCTTGCCTATTGGGATGGGCTTTACCTGCTCAGGTATGATTTTTCTTGCCTTTGCCGACAGTTACATGGCCGTCATGATGTCCGTTATTCTTGTCGGTCTGGGATCAGCCGCTTTTCACCCGGAAGGTTCTAAAGTCTCTCACATGGCTGCAGGAAATCGCCGGGGATTAGCTCAGTCTATTTTTCAGGTAGGCGGTAATGCAGGTCAGTCTCTTGCTCCACTCCTCACGAGATGGGTATTTATCCCCTTTGGACTGATGGGTTCTATCGGTTTCGCAGCTCTTGCTGCGGTGGGAATTGCAGTACAGATTTTTATTGCTAGATGGTACGGACAAACGCTGAAAAGCGGTGGATACGCTAGGAAAAAAGCAGCAGACGGCGTCATGAATCCTGCGGTGAAAAAGAACATCCTATATGCCTTTTTCATCCTGATTATCTTAGTATTCGTTCGTTCTTGGTATGTATCTTCCATCGGAAGTTACTATGCCTTTTTCCTGAAAGATACCTTCTCGCTGTCTACTCAAGATGCACAGATCTATATCTTCTTGTTCCTTGGAGCCGGTGCACTCGGAACTTTCTTTGGAGGACCGCTTGCCGACCGTTTTGGTAAACGAAATATGATCTTTGCTTCCATGGCTTTTGCTGCACCGCTGTCCTTACTGCTTCCTTATGCTAATCTCTTCTGGACGGGCGTACTTCTGTCCATCATCGGCTTTATTATGTTATCCAGCTTTTCGATCACCGTAGTCTATGCACAGATGCTCGTGCCAGGTAAAATCGGAACCGTCTCTGGGATGATTACGGGTCTTGCTTTTGGACTTGGGGGACTTGGTGCGCTTGTGCTGGGGAACTGGATCGATGCGGCAGGCATCAGTCCGGTCATGCAGGTGTGCAGCTTTATGCCGCTGCTGGGCTTCTTAACCTTCCTGCTTCCATCTGACAAGAAACTCGCCACTTGGACGGATCGTACTGTATAA
- the queE gene encoding 7-carboxy-7-deazaguanine synthase QueE has protein sequence MSNTRPIPVLEIFGPTVQGEGMVIGQKTMFVRTAGCDYRCSWCDSAFTWDGTAKDQIRQMSQEEIWQELTSIGGDRFSHVTISGGNPAILPQIGSLVELLQERGIRTAVETQGSRWQDWLMDINEVTISPKPPSSGMNTNWDTLDDIVKRLADRPSDKAYSLKVVIFDEQDLAYAREVHRRYPGVAMYLQTGNPDVGTGDTENLASSLLHRYEWLIDQTMNLSDMNDVRVLPQLHTLVWGNKRGV, from the coding sequence ATGAGTAATACGCGTCCCATTCCTGTCCTCGAAATCTTTGGACCTACCGTACAAGGGGAAGGCATGGTGATCGGTCAGAAAACGATGTTCGTTCGTACCGCTGGCTGCGACTACCGCTGCTCTTGGTGTGATTCTGCTTTTACGTGGGATGGCACTGCAAAAGATCAGATTCGTCAAATGAGTCAAGAAGAGATTTGGCAAGAGCTTACTTCCATCGGAGGAGATAGGTTCTCGCATGTCACAATCTCTGGCGGTAACCCTGCCATCTTGCCTCAGATCGGTTCCCTTGTAGAACTGCTTCAGGAGCGCGGAATCCGCACAGCAGTAGAGACTCAAGGGTCACGCTGGCAGGATTGGCTTATGGATATTAATGAAGTAACGATCTCACCAAAGCCTCCAAGCTCTGGTATGAACACAAACTGGGATACCTTAGATGATATAGTGAAGCGCCTCGCGGATCGACCTTCGGATAAAGCCTACAGTCTGAAAGTTGTCATCTTCGATGAGCAGGATCTCGCTTACGCGAGAGAAGTCCATCGTCGTTATCCTGGGGTTGCTATGTATTTGCAGACCGGGAATCCAGACGTAGGCACGGGAGATACAGAGAATCTTGCGTCTTCTCTTCTCCACCGTTATGAATGGCTCATTGATCAGACGATGAATCTCTCTGATATGAACGATGTACGTGTCTTGCCGCAGCTCCATACGCTGGTATGGGGAAATAAACGCGGCGTATAA
- the queC gene encoding 7-cyano-7-deazaguanine synthase QueC, whose product MFTNEKAIVVFSGGQDSTTCLFWAKKHFAEVEVVTFDYGQRHKQEIEVAADIARELGVEQTVLDMSLLNQLAPNALTRSDIEISQEEGELPSTFVDGRNHLFLSFAAVLAKQKGARHIITGVCETDFSGYPDCRDVFVKSLNVTLNLAMDYDFVLHTPLMWLNKAETWAMADELGAFEFVRERTLTCYNGIMGDGCGECPACKLRKAGLDEYTAERDQKPSSTATGGEKQ is encoded by the coding sequence ATGTTTACAAATGAAAAAGCAATCGTCGTATTCAGCGGCGGACAAGATAGCACGACTTGCCTGTTCTGGGCAAAGAAACATTTTGCTGAAGTGGAAGTTGTCACTTTTGATTATGGACAGCGCCATAAACAGGAGATTGAAGTGGCTGCTGATATCGCTCGTGAACTCGGTGTGGAGCAAACGGTTCTTGATATGAGCCTGCTCAATCAACTTGCACCGAATGCCCTCACTCGCAGTGATATTGAGATTTCACAAGAAGAAGGCGAACTGCCAAGCACATTCGTTGATGGAAGAAACCACTTGTTCCTAAGCTTTGCAGCTGTTCTTGCCAAACAAAAAGGCGCACGTCACATTATTACCGGTGTATGTGAGACTGACTTTAGCGGATATCCAGACTGCCGTGACGTATTTGTAAAATCACTGAATGTCACTTTAAACCTGGCAATGGACTATGATTTTGTTCTTCATACCCCTCTCATGTGGCTGAACAAGGCGGAGACTTGGGCAATGGCGGATGAACTCGGTGCATTTGAATTTGTACGTGAGCGTACGCTTACTTGCTATAACGGGATTATGGGCGACGGCTGCGGCGAATGCCCTGCATGTAAACTTCGTAAAGCAGGTCTTGACGAATATACTGCTGAACGTGATCAAAAACCTTCTTCTACTGCTACAGGCGGTGAAAAGCAATGA
- a CDS encoding AIM24 family protein, whose product MQISQGHEASMVTGQAVTFSLAEGDKIHVLHPQQIVAYRGSGTGRNDRLMNISGMYRKHKLIKSEISGPCQFVTALPPGFSMKSIKLEKESDLLYDFRHLFFYSEGIQMQTKILKVKNMLITRDAIKMKFSGNGVIGILTQGQVCEQELHPTAPLYVDASSVIAYPENAKLELTVYGNHLASQHMNYHWKMTGRGTVLFQAGRENRKLESDINNDEGLFKRILREVLPFGNVLIK is encoded by the coding sequence ATGCAAATATCTCAAGGACATGAAGCTTCTATGGTTACCGGACAAGCTGTTACTTTTTCTTTAGCAGAAGGAGACAAAATCCATGTACTTCATCCACAGCAGATTGTTGCTTACCGCGGGTCCGGTACGGGCAGAAATGATCGTCTCATGAATATTAGCGGAATGTACCGTAAACATAAGCTGATAAAGTCCGAGATTAGCGGTCCATGCCAGTTTGTCACTGCCCTGCCCCCTGGGTTCAGCATGAAATCGATCAAACTTGAAAAAGAAAGTGATCTGCTGTACGACTTCCGGCATTTATTCTTCTATAGTGAAGGGATTCAAATGCAGACAAAAATTCTTAAGGTCAAGAATATGCTGATCACCAGAGATGCAATTAAAATGAAATTTTCGGGTAACGGAGTGATCGGTATTCTCACGCAAGGTCAAGTCTGTGAACAAGAACTTCATCCCACTGCCCCGCTCTATGTGGATGCGAGCAGTGTCATCGCTTATCCGGAAAATGCAAAACTGGAACTCACCGTATATGGAAACCACCTAGCGAGTCAGCATATGAACTACCACTGGAAGATGACCGGGCGAGGTACGGTTCTGTTTCAGGCGGGCCGAGAAAATCGGAAACTGGAGAGTGATATAAACAATGACGAGGGGCTTTTTAAACGAATTTTGCGCGAAGTGTTACCTTTTGGAAATGTATTGATTAAGTAA
- a CDS encoding Crp/Fnr family transcriptional regulator gives MILHKGEVLFRQGDMTPLYHLKSGMLKIIRIQEDGGAFLVNIIVPGEMFPHHSLISPGPSFGSALALSTCEIEVIPAAEWYHSLAVHPEKYREVALKLQEKLRMMQQRIDQVTETEPAERLRKLRSWMETYIAPEKMTDLLTQAEIGQLIGLRRETVNRLLRSGEFN, from the coding sequence ATGATACTACATAAAGGTGAAGTGCTATTTCGGCAGGGGGATATGACGCCTCTTTATCATCTCAAATCAGGTATGCTTAAAATCATAAGAATTCAGGAGGATGGCGGCGCATTCCTTGTGAATATTATCGTTCCCGGGGAGATGTTCCCTCATCATAGTTTAATTAGTCCTGGTCCTAGTTTTGGCTCAGCCTTGGCTTTATCTACTTGTGAAATCGAAGTGATTCCGGCTGCAGAGTGGTATCACTCTCTGGCAGTACATCCAGAGAAATACCGGGAGGTAGCTCTAAAGCTTCAAGAGAAACTTCGTATGATGCAGCAGCGAATCGATCAAGTGACCGAAACTGAACCTGCCGAGCGTCTGCGCAAACTCCGTTCATGGATGGAAACGTATATTGCACCTGAAAAAATGACCGATCTCCTAACCCAAGCAGAAATTGGTCAGTTGATCGGTCTTCGTAGAGAGACGGTAAACCGCCTCTTGCGTTCAGGTGAATTTAATTAA
- the hmpA gene encoding NO-inducible flavohemoprotein, protein MLSSHDISIIKSTVPVLEVHGKDITTCFYKMLFEHHPELLNIFNHANQKKGKQQAALANMVYAAAKYIDQLEVVLPAVKEVAQKHRSLGVLPEHYPIVGKYLLLAIKEVLGDAATDEIIHAWNNAYGVIASVFIDIEKEMYEKAEGQEGGWTGFRSFTINKIVEENELIRSFYLIPSDGGAIASFTPGQYVSVKVQVPGETYTQIRQYSLSAAPHEPYYRISVKRENGALNTPDGKVSNYLHNVIKEGDKLLLSAPAGEFKLELNDDRPVVFIGGGIGVTPLMSMMNTVVKQQPNRQVTFIHAAHNGKVHAMGSEVKQLEDVSEHVTTHFCYSNPLPEDTGYSKTGHIDQAWLQEIVPTTDAHFYFCGPLSFMKSIRDSLISWGVREEDLHYEFFGPKEAL, encoded by the coding sequence ATGTTAAGCAGTCACGATATTTCCATTATTAAATCAACGGTACCTGTTCTTGAAGTACACGGAAAAGACATTACTACATGTTTTTATAAAATGCTGTTTGAGCACCATCCAGAATTATTAAACATCTTCAACCACGCCAATCAGAAAAAAGGGAAACAACAAGCTGCTCTCGCTAATATGGTCTATGCAGCAGCCAAATATATTGATCAGCTGGAAGTTGTTCTTCCTGCAGTTAAAGAGGTAGCTCAGAAACACCGCAGTCTCGGCGTACTCCCTGAACATTACCCGATTGTAGGAAAATATTTACTACTGGCTATTAAAGAAGTGCTTGGAGATGCAGCAACAGATGAGATCATTCATGCTTGGAATAACGCATATGGAGTTATCGCAAGTGTGTTTATTGATATCGAAAAAGAAATGTATGAAAAAGCGGAAGGTCAAGAAGGCGGCTGGACTGGATTCCGTTCCTTTACCATAAATAAAATCGTGGAAGAAAACGAACTTATTCGTTCCTTCTATCTCATTCCATCCGATGGAGGAGCAATTGCTTCCTTTACGCCAGGACAATATGTGAGTGTAAAAGTTCAGGTTCCTGGGGAAACCTACACACAGATTCGTCAGTACAGCTTGTCCGCTGCACCACATGAACCTTACTATCGTATTAGTGTGAAGCGTGAAAATGGGGCTTTGAATACACCAGATGGTAAAGTGTCTAATTACCTTCATAACGTAATCAAAGAAGGAGACAAACTTCTACTGTCTGCTCCAGCTGGTGAATTCAAATTAGAACTTAACGATGATCGTCCTGTCGTCTTTATCGGCGGAGGAATCGGAGTTACTCCGCTCATGAGTATGATGAATACGGTTGTGAAGCAGCAGCCAAACCGCCAAGTCACCTTTATTCATGCAGCTCATAATGGAAAAGTACACGCAATGGGCTCAGAAGTGAAACAACTGGAAGACGTAAGCGAACACGTGACTACCCACTTCTGTTACAGCAACCCGCTCCCTGAAGATACGGGTTACAGTAAAACAGGCCATATTGATCAAGCTTGGCTGCAAGAAATTGTACCTACAACGGACGCACATTTCTATTTCTGTGGTCCACTCTCCTTTATGAAGAGTATTCGGGACAGCTTGATCAGCTGGGGTGTTCGTGAAGAAGACTTGCACTATGAATTCTTCGGTCCAAAAGAAGCCCTATAA
- a CDS encoding helix-turn-helix domain-containing protein has translation MAMKGQKFKTYSEELKMEAIRLHVEEKWTYRQINDHLGIQDQGRMKRWMRKYREQGEFGLLDQRGRRKEYLDQERYVQQLKRENATLKKYLKIWMQEGKNKASGSSNKRRPPAK, from the coding sequence ATGGCAATGAAAGGTCAAAAGTTTAAGACATATTCTGAGGAACTCAAGATGGAGGCAATCCGTTTGCACGTAGAGGAAAAATGGACGTATCGGCAAATCAACGATCATTTAGGAATTCAAGATCAGGGCCGAATGAAACGTTGGATGCGTAAATACCGTGAACAAGGTGAGTTTGGTCTGTTGGATCAACGAGGAAGACGAAAAGAGTATTTAGATCAGGAGCGATATGTCCAGCAGCTGAAACGGGAGAATGCCACGCTAAAAAAGTATTTGAAAATCTGGATGCAGGAGGGAAAGAACAAAGCTTCAGGCTCATCGAACAAACGGCGACCACCGGCCAAATAG